A single region of the Actinoplanes sp. SE50/110 genome encodes:
- a CDS encoding ABC transporter ATP-binding protein: protein MLARFRQSGDPGAIAVRVEQVSRVYGAGEQQVIALDGVDAAFERGTFTAVMGPSGSGKSTLLQAAAGLDRPTSGRVWIGDTELSGLSETALTKLRRTEIGFVFQAFNLIGALTVEENILLPLRLAKRRPDRQWTTEVIARVGLGQRLRHRPAELSGGQQQRVAIARALAVRPKVIFCDEPTGALDTQTAAEVLTLLRAVVSEQGQTVIMVTHDPVAASYADRVVVLADGRIVRDMPQPGAARIAEELGTLGRPVPAGSSVPQSPAGQQAVSGMRR, encoded by the coding sequence ATGCTCGCTCGCTTCCGGCAGTCCGGGGACCCCGGTGCGATCGCCGTCCGGGTCGAACAGGTCTCGCGCGTGTACGGCGCGGGTGAGCAGCAGGTCATCGCCCTCGACGGGGTCGACGCCGCGTTCGAGCGAGGCACGTTCACCGCGGTGATGGGGCCGTCCGGCTCCGGCAAGAGCACGCTGCTGCAGGCCGCGGCCGGGCTCGACCGGCCGACGTCCGGACGGGTGTGGATCGGCGACACCGAGTTGTCCGGGCTCTCCGAGACGGCGTTGACCAAACTGCGTCGTACCGAAATCGGCTTTGTGTTTCAGGCCTTCAACCTGATCGGGGCGCTCACCGTCGAGGAGAACATCCTGCTGCCGCTGCGGCTCGCCAAGCGGCGGCCCGACCGGCAGTGGACCACCGAGGTGATCGCGCGGGTCGGCCTCGGTCAGCGGCTCCGGCACCGCCCGGCCGAGCTCTCCGGTGGTCAGCAGCAGCGGGTCGCGATCGCCCGGGCCCTGGCCGTCCGGCCGAAGGTGATCTTCTGCGACGAACCGACCGGCGCACTGGACACGCAGACCGCCGCGGAGGTGCTCACCCTGCTGCGGGCGGTCGTCAGCGAGCAGGGGCAGACGGTCATCATGGTCACGCACGACCCGGTGGCCGCGTCGTACGCGGACCGGGTCGTGGTCCTGGCCGACGGCCGGATCGTGCGGGACATGCCGCAGCCGGGCGCCGCCCGCATCGCGGAGGAACTCGGCACGCTGGGCCGGCCGGTCCCGGCGGGGTCGTCGGTTCCGCAGAGCCCGGCCGGTCAGCAGGCTGTTTCGGGGATGCGGCGATGA
- a CDS encoding FtsX-like permease family protein, which translates to MIRLAAAMLRRRIGSAIATLLALTAGVALLTAMGALLESGLRYQAPPGQYAGADVVVARHTMAFTPEQTGGEETVTVDLPAGGTVPDALADRIRRVPGVATVVADHQVAVVVAGPATGHGWSSAVLTPYKIIAGSPPAGPGDVVLDARVAGGAEPGRRTTLLVAGVPQEYLVTGIAEGTGPASVFFTDARATALSAAPGRAAAIGVLAAPGVDVHDLAARIGTLADADGADAYSGRNLGRAEHDPAAPEELLIAVGGTFGGYVALLVMFVVAGTLGLSVRHRRRDLALLRAIAATPGQVRRIIVAESGLLGLISAAAGVPAGLLAIGWAHHQFVDRGFLPASFPMVTGGFSVLIAAGAILVLSMVSGLIAARRVTRIRPAEALGEAAAEPLGGGRVRLVFGVLTLGGAGAAATFAGATSGSTAVNSAIGMLYLFVTAVALLAPWINRVAAHVLGPALRAFWGPSGYLAAKNLKANAKGMTTVLTSLVLSVGFGGSVWFLQDNVQRATVSQNREGTLADVTLVSPAGLPAAAAAEARRIPGVRAAVGVQHTSVLTASESAAPVEAQAIDPDGADAALDLRVVAGRLSDLGPETVAVSRLQADSAGWTLGGRATFWLGDGTPVTPRVVAVYERGLGFGDVTLPRQTVTGHTGNALDERILIRTEPGAATAEALATLATRYPGSAIATTVGLNDRLAADLSLGSWLNKLLIGVMVGYAALAAANTMVMAALARRRELSLLRLVGVTARQAKRMVHAEQVGLLGIALVIGGGIAAGTLTTVVGTLTGNLMPYVPALGWIAVLGGTTFLALATTILPVGRLLRIAPIHSIGIKE; encoded by the coding sequence ATGATCCGGCTCGCCGCCGCGATGCTGCGCCGCCGGATCGGCAGCGCGATCGCCACGCTGCTCGCCCTCACCGCGGGCGTCGCGCTGCTCACCGCCATGGGCGCGCTCCTGGAGTCGGGACTGCGCTACCAGGCTCCACCCGGCCAGTACGCCGGCGCCGACGTGGTCGTCGCCCGCCACACCATGGCCTTCACGCCGGAACAGACCGGCGGCGAGGAGACGGTCACCGTCGACCTGCCTGCCGGCGGCACCGTGCCGGACGCACTGGCGGACCGGATCCGCCGCGTTCCCGGCGTGGCCACGGTCGTCGCGGACCACCAGGTCGCCGTGGTGGTGGCGGGGCCCGCCACCGGTCATGGGTGGAGCAGTGCGGTGCTCACGCCGTACAAAATCATTGCCGGAAGCCCACCGGCCGGGCCGGGAGATGTGGTGTTGGACGCCCGCGTCGCGGGCGGCGCCGAACCGGGGCGACGCACCACCCTGCTCGTTGCCGGCGTCCCGCAGGAATACCTGGTCACCGGCATCGCCGAGGGAACGGGACCGGCGAGCGTCTTCTTCACCGATGCCCGGGCCACCGCGCTCTCCGCGGCACCCGGCAGGGCGGCGGCGATCGGCGTGCTGGCCGCGCCGGGCGTCGACGTCCACGACCTCGCCGCCCGGATCGGCACGCTGGCCGACGCCGACGGCGCCGACGCCTACTCCGGCCGGAACCTCGGCAGGGCCGAGCACGACCCGGCGGCTCCCGAGGAGTTGCTGATCGCGGTCGGCGGCACCTTCGGCGGATACGTGGCGCTGCTCGTCATGTTCGTGGTGGCCGGCACGCTCGGGCTGTCGGTCCGGCACCGCCGACGCGACCTGGCGCTGCTGCGGGCGATCGCCGCGACCCCGGGCCAGGTGCGCCGGATCATCGTCGCGGAGTCCGGGCTGCTCGGCCTGATCAGCGCGGCCGCCGGTGTCCCGGCGGGCCTGCTCGCCATCGGCTGGGCGCACCACCAGTTCGTCGACCGGGGTTTCCTTCCGGCGAGCTTCCCCATGGTCACCGGCGGTTTCTCGGTCCTGATCGCCGCGGGCGCCATCCTCGTCCTGTCCATGGTGTCCGGTCTGATCGCGGCTCGCCGGGTCACCCGGATCCGGCCCGCCGAGGCGCTCGGCGAGGCGGCGGCCGAGCCCCTGGGCGGCGGCCGGGTCCGGCTGGTCTTCGGCGTCCTGACCCTGGGCGGGGCCGGCGCCGCGGCGACGTTCGCCGGCGCCACCTCCGGATCGACCGCGGTGAACAGCGCCATCGGCATGCTCTACCTGTTCGTCACCGCCGTCGCGCTGCTCGCGCCCTGGATCAACCGGGTGGCCGCCCACGTGCTCGGCCCCGCGCTCCGGGCATTCTGGGGGCCCAGCGGCTACCTGGCCGCCAAGAACCTCAAGGCGAACGCCAAGGGGATGACCACGGTGCTGACCTCGCTGGTGCTGTCCGTCGGGTTCGGCGGCTCGGTGTGGTTCCTGCAGGACAACGTGCAGCGGGCGACGGTCAGCCAGAACCGCGAAGGCACCCTGGCCGACGTCACCCTCGTGTCGCCCGCAGGCCTGCCCGCCGCCGCGGCCGCCGAGGCGCGGCGCATCCCCGGCGTCCGGGCCGCCGTCGGCGTCCAGCACACCTCGGTGCTCACGGCGAGCGAATCCGCGGCACCGGTCGAGGCGCAGGCGATCGACCCGGACGGCGCGGACGCCGCACTGGACCTGCGGGTCGTCGCCGGCCGGCTGTCCGACCTGGGCCCCGAGACCGTCGCGGTCTCCCGCCTGCAGGCGGACAGTGCCGGCTGGACGCTCGGCGGCCGGGCGACCTTCTGGCTGGGCGACGGCACCCCGGTCACGCCGCGGGTCGTCGCCGTCTACGAGCGCGGCCTCGGCTTCGGCGACGTGACACTGCCCCGGCAGACGGTCACCGGGCACACCGGGAACGCCCTCGACGAGCGGATCCTGATCCGCACCGAGCCGGGCGCGGCGACCGCCGAGGCGCTCGCCACCCTGGCCACCCGCTACCCGGGCAGTGCGATCGCCACCACGGTCGGCCTGAATGACCGGCTCGCCGCCGATCTGTCCCTCGGTTCCTGGCTCAACAAGCTGCTCATCGGTGTCATGGTCGGCTACGCGGCGCTCGCCGCCGCCAACACCATGGTGATGGCGGCCCTGGCCCGGCGCCGGGAGCTGTCGCTGCTGCGGCTGGTCGGCGTGACCGCGCGCCAGGCCAAGCGCATGGTCCACGCCGAGCAGGTCGGACTGCTGGGCATCGCCCTGGTCATCGGCGGCGGCATCGCGGCCGGCACCCTGACCACCGTCGTCGGCACCCTGACCGGCAACCTGATGCCGTACGTGCCGGCGCTGGGCTGGATCGCCGTGCTCGGCGGTACGACCTTCCTCGCGCTGGCCACCACGATCCTGCCGGTCGGGCGCCTGCTCAGGATCGCGCCGATCCACAGCATCGGCATCAAGGAATAG
- a CDS encoding bifunctional lysylphosphatidylglycerol flippase/synthetase MprF has translation MAPVAEAPPSMRGTPVQRRDPTPGRPNALSLLRRFGGSSLSYMATWRGVRHWSTPDGQVVVPYRLVGSVALTISDPIGERSLIRGAVRQFTAHCRSNGWTPCLYSISEEVSTLLATDGWQLLRVADDARVPLELLQFTGRRWQDIRTAQNRARREGLVADWISFPASAAAITEQIEEISAAWMAQKEMPEMTFTLGGIDELRDDRVRCLIAVDAEHRVQAVTSWLPVYRAGATVGWTLDMMRRRPEATNGVMEFLIATAAMQFKQEGAEFLSLSGTPLTSAQHECRVPRLQRLLEHSGRLLEPVYGSRALQAFKAKFQPVYLPLYLAYPDVTSLPRIGRAVMRAYLPGLTVRRALRLAVTVLRGSRRARSRGSSASVAVTHRAQPEVAACRCARSRMRRQGG, from the coding sequence GTGGCTCCGGTCGCGGAGGCGCCGCCCTCGATGCGCGGTACGCCGGTCCAGCGCCGGGATCCCACTCCCGGTCGCCCCAACGCGCTGTCGCTGCTGCGGCGCTTCGGCGGCTCCTCGCTGTCCTACATGGCGACGTGGCGGGGCGTGCGACACTGGTCCACTCCGGACGGCCAGGTGGTGGTGCCGTACCGGCTGGTGGGCTCGGTCGCGCTGACGATCAGCGATCCGATCGGCGAGCGGAGCCTGATCCGCGGTGCCGTGCGGCAATTCACCGCACACTGTCGCAGCAACGGCTGGACGCCCTGCCTGTACAGCATCAGTGAGGAGGTCAGCACGCTGCTGGCCACCGACGGCTGGCAGTTGTTGAGGGTGGCCGACGACGCCCGGGTTCCCCTGGAGCTCCTGCAGTTCACCGGTCGCCGCTGGCAGGACATCCGGACCGCGCAGAATCGCGCGCGGCGCGAGGGCCTGGTGGCCGACTGGATCTCCTTCCCGGCCTCCGCGGCCGCGATCACCGAGCAGATCGAGGAGATCTCCGCGGCGTGGATGGCGCAGAAGGAGATGCCCGAGATGACCTTCACTCTCGGCGGCATCGACGAGCTGCGGGACGACCGCGTGCGATGCCTGATCGCGGTCGACGCCGAGCACCGCGTCCAGGCGGTCACCAGTTGGCTTCCCGTCTATCGCGCCGGTGCAACCGTCGGGTGGACGCTGGATATGATGCGTCGACGGCCGGAAGCCACGAACGGCGTCATGGAGTTCCTCATCGCGACGGCGGCGATGCAGTTCAAGCAGGAGGGTGCCGAATTCCTCAGCCTGTCCGGCACACCGCTGACCTCGGCCCAGCACGAATGCCGCGTGCCGCGACTGCAGCGCCTGCTGGAGCACTCCGGTCGGCTGCTGGAACCGGTATACGGGTCGCGGGCGCTGCAGGCGTTCAAGGCCAAGTTCCAGCCGGTGTACCTGCCGCTCTACCTGGCCTACCCCGACGTCACGTCCCTGCCCCGCATCGGTCGAGCCGTCATGCGCGCCTACCTGCCGGGGTTGACGGTGCGCCGGGCGCTGCGGTTGGCCGTGACCGTGCTGCGAGGATCGCGGCGCGCCCGATCGCGCGGCAGCTCAGCGAGCGTCGCCGTAACGCACCGCGCTCAGCCGGAGGTGGCTGCGTGCCGATGTGCCCGCTCGAGGATGAGGAGACAGGGTGGCTGA